The following proteins come from a genomic window of Helicobacter canadensis MIT 98-5491:
- a CDS encoding CTP synthase has protein sequence MSKVETKYIFVTGGVLSSLGKGITSSSIATLLKHSGFEVGILKIDPYINVDPGTMSPLEHGEVFVTRDGAETDLDIGHYERFLNMDFSSKNNFTTGQVYLSVIDRERKGGYLGKTIQVIPHIVDEIKRRIKLAGEGKEILVVELGGTVGDIEGLPFLEAMREIKHEYGIERVISVHVTLIPLIRVAGELKTKPTQHSVQELRRIGITPQIIIARTEKELSKELKNKLSMSCDVDYDCVIMAQDAKSIYQMPLNFLKEGVLVPISRFLKLPQSTPDMKEWDSLVKRILAPQNEVSIAFVGKYLNLKESYKSLIEALVHAGANLDTKVNIQWIDSEELERNQELLKQLKYVDGILVPGGFGERGIKGKMEAIKFARENKIPFLGICLGMQLAILEFARNVLGVKEADSMEFNPKTKEPFIYLIENFIDQNGEKQIRTHTSPMGGTMRLGEYECQTKEGSKLQKAYNGQKIIKERHRHRYEANPKYREILEKNGLIISGESKGLIEVIELENHPWFVAVQFHPEFTSRLQAPNLVILEFIKQASKHNAN, from the coding sequence ATGTCTAAGGTAGAGACAAAATACATATTTGTAACAGGAGGAGTCTTAAGCTCTCTTGGTAAAGGGATCACTTCTTCATCCATTGCGACTTTATTGAAACATTCTGGTTTTGAAGTGGGGATTTTGAAAATTGATCCTTATATTAATGTTGATCCTGGCACAATGAGTCCTTTAGAACACGGAGAAGTTTTTGTTACGCGAGATGGTGCTGAGACGGATTTGGATATTGGGCATTATGAGCGGTTTTTAAATATGGATTTTTCTTCCAAAAATAACTTTACGACAGGGCAAGTGTATCTTTCTGTTATTGATAGAGAGCGTAAAGGCGGGTATTTAGGTAAGACGATTCAAGTGATTCCACATATTGTTGATGAGATTAAAAGAAGAATTAAGCTTGCAGGTGAAGGCAAGGAGATTTTGGTAGTTGAGCTTGGTGGGACTGTGGGTGATATTGAAGGGTTGCCATTTTTGGAGGCAATGCGTGAGATTAAACACGAATATGGAATAGAACGCGTGATTAGTGTGCATGTAACACTTATTCCGCTTATTCGTGTAGCAGGAGAATTAAAAACAAAGCCAACGCAACATAGTGTGCAGGAATTAAGACGCATTGGTATCACTCCACAAATTATTATTGCACGCACAGAAAAAGAATTATCAAAAGAGTTAAAAAATAAGCTTTCAATGAGTTGTGATGTGGATTATGATTGTGTGATTATGGCTCAAGATGCTAAAAGCATTTACCAAATGCCTTTAAATTTTCTAAAAGAAGGAGTTTTAGTTCCAATTTCAAGATTTTTAAAGCTGCCACAATCTACTCCTGATATGAAAGAGTGGGATAGCCTTGTCAAGCGAATCTTAGCCCCTCAAAATGAAGTGAGTATTGCGTTTGTTGGTAAATATTTAAATCTTAAAGAATCATATAAATCTCTTATTGAAGCCTTGGTGCATGCAGGGGCAAATTTAGATACTAAAGTGAATATTCAATGGATTGATAGTGAGGAGTTAGAGCGGAATCAAGAATTACTAAAACAATTAAAATATGTTGATGGAATCTTGGTGCCAGGTGGTTTTGGTGAGCGTGGGATTAAGGGTAAAATGGAAGCAATTAAATTTGCAAGGGAAAATAAAATTCCATTCCTTGGAATCTGCCTTGGTATGCAACTAGCAATCTTGGAATTTGCGCGTAATGTATTAGGGGTTAAAGAAGCTGATTCGATGGAATTTAATCCAAAGACTAAAGAACCTTTTATTTACCTAATTGAAAATTTCATCGATCAAAATGGAGAAAAGCAAATCCGCACTCATACTTCTCCTATGGGCGGAACGATGCGGCTTGGAGAGTATGAATGTCAAACTAAAGAGGGCAGTAAATTACAAAAAGCTTATAATGGGCAGAAAATTATTAAAGAAAGACATCGTCATCGTTATGAAGCAAATCCTAAATATAGAGAGATTTTAGAAAAAAATGGTTTGATTATTTCAGGAGAATCAAAAGGACTCATTGAAGTCATTGAGTTAGAAAATCACCCTTGGTTTGTTGCTGTTCAGTTCCATCCGGAATTTACTTCAAGACTGCAAGCTCCCAATTTAGTGATTTTGGAGTTTATTAAACAGGCTTCAAAGCATAATGCCAATTGA
- a CDS encoding cytochrome c biogenesis protein CcdA, with amino-acid sequence MEEWLITFFDKAPLLISFIAGILTFVSPCVLPLIPAYLSYISEVSLSELKAYETLDFKMRLVIVRNALFFVLGMGIVFVLLGAVAARILSGGILLSPIVAYFAGGILIIFGLHTARVIQIPFLNYQKTFSIHMISFNFLRDFFTPFLLGVSFSLGWTPCVGPILAGIISLASLEANEGVMLMVIYTLGFSLPFLLCAFLVGYIFAFLEHIKKYFKWIEWCAGGLLIVIGILIMSGKMAWLSNYLVKVFA; translated from the coding sequence TTGGAAGAATGGTTAATTACTTTTTTTGATAAAGCACCGCTTTTAATTAGTTTTATTGCAGGGATTCTAACTTTTGTTAGTCCTTGCGTTTTACCCCTTATTCCTGCTTATCTTTCTTATATCTCTGAAGTCTCTCTAAGCGAACTTAAAGCCTATGAAACATTAGATTTTAAAATGCGTTTAGTGATTGTTCGTAATGCTTTGTTTTTTGTTTTGGGAATGGGGATTGTTTTTGTTTTGCTTGGGGCTGTGGCAGCTAGAATCTTGAGTGGAGGAATTTTGCTTAGCCCTATTGTTGCATATTTTGCTGGAGGAATCTTAATAATTTTTGGATTGCATACGGCTAGAGTTATTCAGATTCCTTTTTTGAATTACCAAAAAACTTTTTCTATTCACATGATTTCTTTTAATTTTTTGCGTGATTTTTTCACACCTTTTTTGTTGGGTGTGAGTTTTTCATTGGGTTGGACACCTTGTGTGGGTCCTATCTTAGCAGGAATTATTTCTTTGGCAAGCTTAGAGGCTAATGAGGGGGTTATGCTTATGGTGATTTATACTTTAGGGTTTAGCTTACCTTTTTTATTGTGTGCATTTTTAGTGGGATATATTTTTGCATTTTTAGAGCATATAAAGAAATATTTTAAATGGATTGAGTGGTGTGCTGGTGGGTTATTAATTGTAATTGGAATTTTGATAATGAGTGGAAAAATGGCTTGGTTGTCTAATTATCTTGTAAAGGTTTTTGCTTAA
- a CDS encoding formyltransferase family protein, giving the protein MRVAILTSPNQWFIPYAEELCAKIPKSDLYFSHQEIKQAYEIVFILSYHQIIPKTFLVKNKYNLVIHASNLPKGKGWSPMFWQILEGKNEIIFSLFEADEKADNGEIYLQKTLKLNGVELYEELRDKQAKMCQTMCLEFLEKYPNISSKKQEGNESFYPKRSPKDSELDLTKSLEEQFNLLRIVSNEEFPAFFYKEGKKFILKIYDFNEK; this is encoded by the coding sequence ATGAGAGTAGCAATTTTAACTTCGCCCAATCAATGGTTTATTCCTTATGCAGAAGAGTTGTGTGCTAAGATTCCTAAAAGTGATTTGTATTTCTCGCATCAAGAAATTAAACAAGCTTATGAAATTGTTTTTATTCTTTCTTATCATCAAATTATCCCTAAAACTTTTTTGGTGAAAAATAAGTATAATCTTGTCATTCACGCTTCTAATTTACCTAAAGGAAAAGGTTGGTCTCCAATGTTTTGGCAAATTTTAGAGGGTAAAAATGAGATTATTTTTTCTTTGTTTGAAGCAGATGAAAAAGCCGATAATGGCGAGATTTATTTGCAAAAAACACTAAAATTAAATGGAGTAGAGTTATATGAAGAGTTAAGAGATAAACAGGCTAAAATGTGTCAAACAATGTGTTTGGAATTTTTAGAAAAATATCCCAATATTTCCTCTAAAAAACAAGAAGGGAATGAGAGTTTTTATCCCAAAAGAAGTCCAAAAGATAGCGAATTAGATTTGACAAAAAGTTTAGAGGAGCAATTTAATTTGTTAAGAATTGTGAGTAATGAAGAATTTCCAGCATTTTTTTATAAAGAGGGCAAAAAATTCATTTTAAAGATTTATGATTTTAATGAAAAATAA
- a CDS encoding TRAP transporter small permease, which yields MIQKPFLYAHKSPGINRFFAVLDTIIAGINKNVAVWGMAIGIVITAVNVCMRYIAGFFPEIGSLTWAEEVARYCFLWSAFFGAAYGFRKGVHISVTMLLEKFSPSWAKACVLGTHILNSIFLGFMFYASLMVCVLNYEIGYMSEALHNVPLWVFLLCLPIAFFGATYRSIEKIYEVSWMDADKVVRNAEEEMIHDSVIKD from the coding sequence ATGATTCAAAAACCATTTTTGTATGCACACAAAAGTCCTGGCATTAATAGATTTTTTGCGGTTTTGGATACTATAATTGCAGGAATTAATAAAAATGTTGCTGTGTGGGGAATGGCAATTGGAATTGTGATTACCGCAGTTAATGTATGTATGCGGTATATTGCTGGGTTTTTCCCAGAGATTGGCTCATTGACTTGGGCAGAAGAAGTGGCACGATATTGTTTTTTGTGGTCAGCCTTTTTTGGAGCGGCTTATGGTTTTCGAAAAGGTGTCCATATCTCTGTAACGATGCTTCTTGAAAAGTTTTCTCCATCTTGGGCAAAAGCTTGTGTGCTTGGGACACATATTTTAAATTCTATTTTTTTAGGATTTATGTTTTATGCAAGTTTAATGGTGTGCGTATTGAATTATGAAATAGGCTATATGAGTGAGGCACTCCATAATGTTCCTTTATGGGTTTTTCTTCTTTGTTTGCCAATTGCATTTTTTGGAGCAACTTATCGTAGTATAGAAAAAATTTATGAAGTTTCTTGGATGGATGCAGATAAGGTTGTTAGAAATGCAGAAGAAGAAATGATACACGATTCAGTGATTAAGGATTAA
- the ppa gene encoding inorganic diphosphatase — protein MDLSKIEVGSNPDKLNVVIEIPYGSNIKYEIDKDSGAVVVDRVMYSAMFYPANYGFVPNTLSDDGDPADVLVINEYPLQAGSVIKARLIGVLIMEDESGMDEKLIAVPISKIDPRYDNIKSLEDLPKITLDRIKNFFETYKMLEPNKWVKVKEYRDLESAKGILDKAIANYKS, from the coding sequence ATGGATTTAAGTAAAATTGAAGTAGGAAGTAATCCCGATAAATTAAATGTTGTGATTGAGATTCCTTATGGAAGTAATATTAAATATGAAATTGATAAAGATAGTGGTGCGGTCGTTGTTGATAGAGTGATGTATAGTGCGATGTTTTATCCTGCAAATTACGGGTTTGTGCCAAATACTTTAAGTGATGATGGTGATCCCGCAGATGTCTTGGTGATCAATGAATATCCTTTGCAAGCTGGAAGTGTGATTAAAGCACGATTAATTGGTGTTTTGATTATGGAAGATGAAAGTGGAATGGATGAAAAATTGATCGCTGTGCCAATTTCAAAGATTGATCCAAGATATGATAACATTAAATCACTAGAAGATTTACCAAAAATTACACTTGATAGAATCAAGAATTTTTTTGAAACTTATAAAATGCTAGAGCCAAATAAATGGGTAAAAGTTAAAGAATATCGCGATTTAGAGAGTGCTAAGGGGATTTTAGATAAGGCAATTGCAAATTATAAATCATAA
- the pseH gene encoding UDP-4-amino-4,6-dideoxy-N-acetyl-beta-L-altrosamine N-acetyltransferase, with protein sequence MVTLKNFIDLDDWQKREIWQWRNSQQVSCYMKNKVISWEEHLEFIEGLKNDSTKLYFLVFLNQEAIGVIDFVDLKRGDSCEFGLYQNPCLKGYGARLMEILMEYALKELAIKNLYACAFNENIKAINLYLKFGFILTKKDEIMSYFKYYLGGGAK encoded by the coding sequence ATGGTAACCTTAAAGAATTTTATTGATCTTGATGATTGGCAAAAGCGTGAAATTTGGCAATGGAGAAATAGCCAACAAGTCTCTTGTTATATGAAAAATAAGGTAATTTCTTGGGAAGAGCATTTGGAATTTATTGAAGGATTGAAAAATGATTCCACAAAATTGTATTTTTTAGTTTTTTTAAATCAAGAGGCTATTGGTGTGATTGATTTTGTAGATTTAAAAAGAGGCGATTCGTGTGAGTTTGGATTGTATCAAAATCCCTGCTTGAAAGGTTATGGAGCGAGGCTTATGGAGATTCTTATGGAATATGCTTTAAAGGAATTGGCTATTAAGAATCTCTATGCCTGTGCTTTTAATGAGAATATCAAAGCTATTAATCTTTATTTAAAATTTGGCTTTATTTTAACAAAAAAGGATGAGATAATGAGTTATTTTAAATATTATCTGGGGGGGGGGGCTAAATAA
- the recJ gene encoding single-stranded-DNA-specific exonuclease RecJ, producing the protein MPIDFQNLSLLDISLIREKLISRFSAMEILNLQNLPLPSALNNLPQIAKKIVQAIKEQKKIAVVGDYDVDGVVSCAILQDFFKRIPYSILVVIPNRFSDGYGISSALVEKIDCDMIITADNGINAIEAAEVCKKKGIELIITDHHTPQEILPDALICNPKISPNFPESEICGACVAWYLCAAIKQEMNLKVSMVEFLDLLALAIVSDVMPLRGMNWVLLKKGLEILGQNRRVSLSLLREHFKKYPLNAQLLGYYFVPLLNCAGRIGSAELAYQFLIQNDSKAAYQILEELLELNRQRKAMQNQVFLEAKEDFMHQENFEALPFVVVYNPTWNEGVIGIVAAKLCEEFAKPSIVLTNNEGKLKGSMRSNGIDCVETLAKHKEFLENFGGHFKAAGLGLLQENFEVFKEALMNMEICSEQKIQNDVLGILPLQKINLEIFRILNEFEPYGEGNAMPKFATRAKVLSVKLFGDNNSKILLEQDGITKEALKFSENLQGYENQEIELIYSLQWDRFSSNVILKIEDYFLA; encoded by the coding sequence ATGCCAATTGATTTTCAAAATCTTTCTTTACTTGATATAAGCCTTATTAGAGAGAAACTCATCTCACGCTTTAGTGCAATGGAGATTTTAAATTTACAGAATCTCCCCTTGCCAAGTGCTTTAAATAATCTTCCTCAAATTGCTAAAAAGATTGTCCAAGCTATCAAAGAGCAAAAAAAAATAGCAGTGGTTGGGGATTATGATGTAGATGGAGTTGTTTCTTGTGCGATTTTACAAGATTTTTTTAAAAGAATACCTTATAGTATTTTGGTGGTAATACCCAATCGCTTCAGTGATGGATATGGAATTTCTAGTGCTTTGGTAGAAAAAATAGATTGTGATATGATTATCACGGCGGATAATGGAATTAATGCTATAGAAGCTGCGGAAGTTTGTAAAAAAAAAGGAATTGAATTAATTATTACCGATCACCACACTCCTCAAGAGATTCTGCCTGATGCGTTAATTTGTAATCCTAAGATTTCTCCAAATTTCCCCGAATCTGAAATTTGTGGAGCTTGTGTGGCGTGGTATTTGTGTGCGGCTATCAAGCAAGAAATGAATCTAAAAGTCTCAATGGTAGAATTTTTGGATTTATTGGCTTTGGCAATCGTGAGTGATGTGATGCCTCTAAGGGGAATGAATTGGGTGCTTTTGAAAAAAGGTTTGGAGATTTTAGGGCAGAATAGGCGAGTGTCTTTGAGTTTATTAAGAGAACATTTTAAAAAGTATCCACTTAATGCACAATTATTGGGATATTACTTTGTTCCACTTTTAAATTGTGCTGGAAGGATAGGGAGTGCTGAACTTGCTTATCAATTTTTAATACAAAATGATTCTAAAGCAGCCTATCAAATTTTAGAGGAACTTTTGGAGCTTAATCGACAAAGAAAAGCAATGCAAAATCAAGTTTTTTTAGAAGCAAAAGAAGATTTTATGCACCAAGAAAACTTTGAAGCATTACCCTTTGTGGTGGTGTATAATCCAACTTGGAATGAAGGAGTTATTGGGATTGTGGCGGCAAAACTTTGTGAAGAGTTTGCAAAGCCGAGTATTGTTTTAACAAATAATGAAGGTAAGTTAAAAGGCAGTATGCGTTCTAATGGTATTGATTGTGTTGAGACTTTAGCAAAACATAAGGAATTTTTGGAGAATTTTGGAGGACATTTTAAGGCAGCTGGACTTGGGTTATTACAAGAAAACTTTGAAGTTTTTAAAGAGGCATTAATGAATATGGAGATTTGTAGCGAACAAAAAATTCAAAATGATGTGCTTGGAATATTACCACTTCAAAAGATTAACTTAGAGATTTTTAGAATTTTAAATGAATTTGAGCCTTATGGAGAGGGTAATGCTATGCCAAAATTTGCAACAAGAGCAAAAGTATTATCCGTGAAACTATTTGGAGATAATAATAGTAAAATACTTTTAGAACAAGATGGAATCACAAAGGAGGCTTTGAAGTTTTCTGAAAATCTTCAAGGTTATGAAAATCAAGAAATAGAGTTGATTTATTCTTTGCAGTGGGATCGATTTAGTTCTAATGTAATTTTAAAAATAGAAGATTATTTTTTAGCATAA
- a CDS encoding DctP family TRAP transporter solute-binding subunit, producing MKKVILASIFATFALVGCGGSNKESAAADDSNKVYEVKFAHVVSANTPKGRAADFFAKRVNEMTNGQIVVHVFPSAQLVDDDKVFQELKRNNVQLAAPSFSKFTPFAKEFNLWDIPFIFRDTEHLHKVMDGEVGQILKDVITAKGYVALDYWDAGFKQFSTNKKPIILPSDAEGQKMRIMSSKVLEEQTKAIKAIPQVLPFGEVYSALQTGVVDAAENPLSNLYNSKFYEVQSSITMSNHGYLGYLVVASEKFWNELPKDLQEKFVAAMKEATAYEREESAKEEAMLLDKLKADDKTGTQIFELTEDQKQQWQDVMIAIYPKFYDLVSQELIEKTINTK from the coding sequence ATGAAGAAAGTTATTTTAGCTTCAATATTTGCTACATTTGCTTTAGTTGGTTGTGGAGGTAGCAATAAAGAATCAGCAGCAGCAGATGATTCTAATAAGGTTTATGAGGTTAAATTTGCTCATGTTGTGAGTGCCAATACTCCAAAAGGAAGGGCGGCTGATTTTTTTGCAAAACGCGTTAATGAAATGACAAATGGTCAAATCGTGGTGCATGTATTCCCATCTGCACAACTTGTTGATGATGATAAAGTTTTTCAAGAATTAAAACGCAATAATGTGCAATTAGCAGCACCTAGTTTTTCAAAATTTACTCCCTTTGCTAAAGAATTTAACTTATGGGATATTCCTTTCATTTTCCGCGATACAGAGCATTTACATAAAGTAATGGATGGAGAAGTAGGGCAAATTTTAAAAGATGTGATCACTGCTAAAGGTTATGTGGCATTGGATTATTGGGATGCTGGATTTAAGCAATTTAGCACAAATAAAAAACCAATCATTTTACCAAGTGATGCAGAAGGTCAAAAAATGCGCATTATGAGCTCTAAAGTGCTAGAAGAACAAACAAAAGCCATTAAAGCAATTCCACAAGTTTTGCCTTTTGGAGAGGTGTATTCAGCATTGCAAACAGGTGTTGTTGATGCAGCGGAGAATCCACTTTCAAACCTTTATAATTCTAAATTCTATGAAGTGCAAAGCTCTATTACAATGTCTAATCATGGTTATTTAGGTTATTTGGTGGTTGCAAGTGAGAAGTTTTGGAATGAATTGCCAAAAGATTTACAAGAGAAATTTGTTGCTGCAATGAAAGAAGCGACAGCTTATGAGAGAGAAGAGAGTGCTAAAGAAGAAGCAATGCTTTTAGATAAACTTAAAGCAGATGATAAAACAGGAACACAGATTTTTGAGCTTACCGAAGATCAAAAGCAACAATGGCAAGATGTGATGATAGCTATTTATCCAAAATTTTATGATTTAGTAAGTCAAGAATTGATAGAAAAGACAATTAACACTAAATAG
- a CDS encoding TRAP transporter large permease — MSVAFLLIVLFGLLLLGVPVAISLGVSAVCTMILFSSYDIMGVPEIMLNGLKPALMAIPMFILAGSLMSKGSSAQRIVDFAKSIVGHLPGGLPMSAILACIIFAAVSGSSPATVVAIGSVMFVALKEAGYPKSYSVGAITSAGSLGILIPPSVVMIVYGVTAEVSIEKLFMAGVIPGLMIGGAMMLYAYIGAKRLGFKSTTPASLKERWMKFKEAFWALLIVFVVIGGIYAGIFTATEAAGISAVYAFIVSIFVYKDIKIKDLYSVFLDAAITTAMIFFIIGFAVVFAHFLTSERIPHIIAENLVSMNMTWWMFLILVNLILFLMGQFMEPSSVVMIMTPLLLPIALQLGIDPIHFGIIMIVNMEIGMLTPPVGLNLFVASSLTNLSLKDVTISIIPWLCVLLLGLILTTYIPEISLWLPNLLDQ; from the coding sequence ATGAGTGTTGCATTTTTGCTAATTGTTTTATTTGGATTGTTATTGCTTGGTGTTCCCGTTGCGATTTCTTTGGGAGTGAGTGCGGTATGCACGATGATTTTATTTAGCTCTTATGATATTATGGGTGTTCCAGAGATTATGCTTAATGGTTTGAAACCGGCATTGATGGCAATTCCAATGTTTATTTTAGCAGGCTCTTTGATGAGTAAAGGGAGTTCTGCACAAAGAATTGTAGATTTTGCTAAGAGTATTGTAGGACATTTGCCCGGTGGGCTTCCTATGAGTGCGATTTTAGCGTGTATTATTTTTGCTGCTGTAAGTGGAAGTTCTCCTGCTACTGTTGTTGCAATTGGTTCAGTTATGTTTGTCGCACTCAAAGAAGCAGGGTATCCTAAAAGTTATTCTGTAGGTGCGATTACTTCAGCAGGTAGTCTTGGGATTTTGATTCCTCCTTCTGTGGTTATGATTGTTTATGGTGTAACAGCGGAAGTTTCAATTGAAAAGCTTTTTATGGCAGGAGTTATTCCAGGTTTAATGATTGGTGGAGCAATGATGCTTTATGCTTATATTGGAGCTAAGCGACTTGGGTTTAAATCAACAACTCCAGCAAGTCTTAAAGAGCGATGGATGAAATTCAAAGAAGCTTTTTGGGCATTATTGATTGTTTTTGTTGTGATTGGTGGAATCTATGCAGGAATCTTTACTGCTACTGAAGCAGCAGGAATTAGTGCTGTGTATGCTTTTATTGTCTCAATCTTTGTGTATAAGGACATTAAAATCAAGGATTTATATAGCGTATTTTTAGATGCTGCTATTACAACTGCGATGATTTTCTTTATAATTGGCTTTGCGGTTGTTTTTGCCCATTTTCTAACAAGCGAGAGAATACCGCATATTATTGCTGAAAATTTAGTAAGCATGAATATGACTTGGTGGATGTTTTTAATTTTGGTCAATCTTATTCTCTTTTTAATGGGGCAATTTATGGAGCCAAGCTCGGTTGTGATGATTATGACACCATTGCTTTTGCCAATTGCATTGCAACTTGGAATTGATCCTATTCATTTTGGTATTATTATGATTGTAAATATGGAGATTGGTATGCTAACGCCTCCTGTTGGCTTGAATTTGTTTGTGGCAAGTTCATTAACAAACTTAAGTTTAAAAGATGTAACTATTTCCATTATTCCTTGGCTTTGTGTTTTATTGCTTGGTTTAATTTTGACTACCTATATTCCAGAAATTTCCTTGTGGCTACCCAATCTATTGGATCAATAG